The proteins below are encoded in one region of Aquisphaera giovannonii:
- the rsmH gene encoding 16S rRNA (cytosine(1402)-N(4))-methyltransferase RsmH has protein sequence MHRPVLLDEVIAHLGPGEGMTLVDGTAGAGGHTAALARRVGATGRVIGLDRDPAMLALARAATAGLPVTLVHSPYSAIREVLDELGIAEVHGIVLDLGLSSDQLAWADRGFSFATDGPLDMRFDSGGDPDRPPGPTAAELVATLPEAELARVFFEYGEERFSRRIARRILEVRRAEPIRTTRQLAELVRRSIPGKFRHGPIDPATRVFQALRIAVNEELDHLDATLKALPDVLAPGGRAAIISFHSLEDRRVKWAFRNDPRLAVLTKKPVTATAQEVSVNPRARSAKLRVAERCPNSNQAGTPSPIPS, from the coding sequence GTGCATCGCCCCGTCCTCCTGGATGAGGTGATCGCCCACCTGGGACCGGGCGAAGGCATGACCCTCGTCGACGGCACCGCCGGAGCGGGGGGGCATACCGCCGCCCTGGCCCGGCGGGTCGGAGCGACCGGCCGGGTGATCGGGCTGGATCGGGACCCGGCCATGCTGGCCCTCGCCAGGGCCGCCACCGCCGGCCTGCCCGTCACCCTGGTCCATTCGCCGTACAGCGCGATCCGCGAGGTGCTGGACGAGCTGGGGATCGCCGAGGTCCACGGCATCGTCCTGGACCTGGGGCTCTCCTCGGATCAGCTCGCCTGGGCGGATCGCGGGTTCAGCTTCGCGACCGATGGGCCGCTCGACATGCGGTTCGACTCCGGAGGCGATCCCGATCGGCCCCCCGGCCCGACCGCCGCCGAACTCGTCGCGACGCTCCCGGAAGCGGAACTGGCCCGGGTGTTCTTTGAATATGGGGAGGAACGGTTCAGCCGCCGGATCGCGCGGCGGATCCTCGAGGTTCGTCGAGCCGAGCCCATCCGGACGACCCGGCAGCTCGCCGAGCTGGTCCGGCGGAGCATCCCGGGTAAATTCCGGCACGGGCCGATCGACCCCGCGACCCGCGTCTTCCAGGCGCTCCGGATCGCGGTCAACGAGGAGCTCGACCACCTCGACGCGACGCTGAAGGCCCTGCCCGACGTGCTCGCCCCCGGTGGCCGGGCCGCGATCATCAGCTTCCACTCGCTGGAAGACCGCCGCGTCAAGTGGGCCTTCCGCAACGATCCGAGGCTGGCCGTCCTGACGAAGAAGCCGGTGACGGCGACGGCCCAGGAAGTGTCCGTCAACCCCCGTGCGCGAAGCGCCAAACTCAGGGTGGCCGAGCGATGTCCGAACTCGAATCAGGCAGGGACGCCGAGTCCGATCCCATCGTGA
- a CDS encoding glycosyltransferase family 87 protein, whose translation MTERQHQRPDRPADIRRDGTPATEDIAGETFPRTRWGLALLFALLCLVFSGIPLSTDLRNRPNKDYSLWYQVGEAVRRGIDVYPDPASGRLFPFMYPPSAAALLGYLSPLGKHGTTLVLVLGHSAAWLGAILLSVHLATGGRKGLWRQHPLLYLAPSLCIIALVHNTYLLGQPNLALLTLLLGAFACLRHRREGLAGLLVATAAAIKAFPILALGYLIYRRMWRASAATVLALAAWLLIVPLPFRTPSQAVRDVDVWARGMVFTYNARGIAQRPYRSFSYKNQSIMAMAHRLLRDVPADGEKAISRGVEAATAAAEAAGHPATPARSRKLALGPDGSFDLEAMLDAPADAPRWDEYGPEVEASLREAWRVNVASLDFRAVTVVTLGAMAGLSLFVLVVMPRRNDRTAETDAIEFALMTLLIVMFSPLSFNYAFVWLIYPLTVAVHLALDAPATGRRRTLERAWLAAALLAPATAVFTPLYAQAYGNLFVPALILVLGLGLRLRDIRRLPAVTPAPPRSIPARHDPAAAHRASPGAGDTR comes from the coding sequence ATGACCGAGCGTCAGCACCAGCGACCGGACAGGCCGGCGGACATCCGCCGGGACGGCACCCCCGCGACCGAGGACATCGCCGGGGAGACGTTCCCCCGAACGCGGTGGGGGCTCGCCCTCCTCTTCGCCCTGCTATGCCTGGTCTTCTCGGGCATCCCCCTGTCCACCGACCTCCGCAACCGGCCGAACAAGGACTACAGCCTCTGGTATCAGGTCGGCGAGGCCGTCCGTCGGGGCATCGACGTCTACCCCGACCCGGCGTCCGGCCGGCTCTTCCCCTTCATGTATCCGCCGTCCGCCGCGGCCCTGCTGGGCTACCTCAGCCCCCTGGGCAAGCACGGCACGACCCTCGTCCTGGTGCTCGGCCACTCCGCGGCCTGGCTCGGCGCCATCCTGCTGTCGGTCCACCTGGCGACGGGCGGGCGCAAGGGCCTCTGGAGGCAGCACCCGCTGCTCTACCTGGCGCCTTCGCTCTGCATCATCGCCCTGGTCCACAACACGTATCTCCTGGGCCAGCCGAACCTCGCCCTGCTCACGCTGCTCCTCGGGGCGTTCGCGTGCCTGCGGCACCGCCGCGAGGGGCTCGCGGGCCTCCTGGTGGCGACCGCCGCGGCGATCAAGGCGTTCCCGATCCTGGCCCTGGGCTACCTGATCTACCGGCGGATGTGGCGGGCCTCCGCCGCGACGGTCCTGGCGCTGGCGGCCTGGCTGCTCATCGTCCCCCTGCCCTTCCGCACGCCGTCGCAGGCGGTCCGCGACGTGGACGTCTGGGCGCGGGGCATGGTCTTCACCTACAACGCACGCGGGATCGCCCAGCGCCCCTATCGCTCGTTCAGCTACAAGAACCAGTCGATCATGGCCATGGCGCACCGGCTCTTGCGCGACGTGCCGGCCGACGGCGAGAAGGCCATCTCCCGCGGGGTGGAAGCGGCCACGGCCGCCGCGGAGGCCGCGGGACATCCCGCGACGCCGGCCCGATCGCGCAAACTCGCCCTGGGGCCCGACGGCTCGTTCGACCTGGAGGCCATGCTCGATGCCCCGGCCGATGCCCCGCGATGGGACGAGTACGGCCCGGAGGTCGAGGCGTCACTCCGCGAGGCCTGGCGGGTCAACGTCGCCTCCCTGGACTTCCGCGCCGTCACGGTGGTCACGCTCGGGGCCATGGCCGGCCTCTCGCTCTTCGTCCTGGTCGTGATGCCCCGGCGTAATGATCGGACGGCCGAGACTGACGCGATCGAGTTCGCCCTGATGACGCTGCTGATCGTGATGTTCTCCCCGCTGTCGTTCAACTACGCGTTCGTCTGGCTCATCTACCCGCTGACCGTGGCGGTCCACCTCGCCCTGGACGCCCCCGCGACCGGACGCCGGAGGACCCTGGAGCGGGCCTGGCTCGCCGCGGCGCTGCTCGCCCCCGCCACCGCCGTCTTCACGCCGCTCTACGCCCAGGCGTACGGCAACCTCTTCGTCCCCGCCTTGATCCTGGTCCTGGGCCTGGGGCTGCGACTCCGGGACATCCGCCGCCTGCCGGCGGTGACGCCCGCCCCGCCGCGATCGATCCCGGCACGGCACGATCCGGCCGCCGCCCATCGGGCCTCGCCGGGAGCGGGCGACACCCGCTGA
- a CDS encoding response regulator, translated as MDDTNSISVDSVAPAEAGPAGLLLGRDLIFTSKVTGTARALGRRVLVAGSPDLAASMIEQWRPRVVFVDLAAGDLVTPEALVAYRSLAGAGTPFVAFGSHVDTAALAAARAAGCDRVMARSEFSRTLPDLVRQYLPDNDGPSTAG; from the coding sequence ATGGATGATACAAATTCCATCTCCGTCGATTCCGTGGCACCCGCCGAGGCCGGGCCGGCCGGCCTGTTGCTGGGGCGGGACCTGATCTTCACGTCGAAGGTGACGGGCACGGCGAGGGCGCTGGGCCGGCGGGTGCTCGTCGCGGGAAGCCCGGATCTGGCCGCGTCGATGATCGAGCAATGGCGGCCGCGGGTCGTCTTCGTGGATTTGGCCGCCGGCGACCTGGTGACCCCCGAGGCGCTGGTCGCCTACCGGTCCCTGGCCGGCGCGGGGACGCCGTTCGTCGCCTTCGGATCCCACGTCGATACCGCCGCCCTCGCCGCCGCCCGCGCCGCCGGCTGCGATCGCGTCATGGCCCGTAGCGAGTTCTCGCGGACCCTTCCGGACCTGGTCCGCCAGTATCTGCCGGACAATGACGGCCCTTCCACGGCCGGTTGA